Sequence from the Maribacter aquivivus genome:
ATAGTACTACACGAGTTAGGACATTTTATACCAGCAAAATATTTTAAAACAAGAGTAGAGAAATTCTACTTATTCTTTGATGTGAAGTTTTCGCTTTTCAAAAAGAAAATAGGGGAGACCGAATATGGTATTGGTTGGTTGCCTTTAGGCGGATATGTAAAAATATCTGGAATGATAGATGAAAGCATGGATAAAGAAGCCATGGCAGAAGAACCGAAAGAGTGGGAGTTTAGAAGCAAACCGGCTTGGCAGCGATTAATTATAATGTTAGGTGGTGTTACGGTTAATTTCATTTTAGCAGTAATTATTTTTATTGGTTTGGCGTATGCTTATGGAGAAAAGTATATTGCGAATGACAGTTTAAAAGACGGAGTTTGGATTACTGATACTACTTTGGGTGATGCTCTTGGTATAGAAACAGGTGATAAGGTTCTTGCTGTTGATGGTAAAGATATTAAGTCTTTAAGTAGTATTATGCCAGAAGTAGTTTATGGCGAAAAGATAACCTTAGAACGTAATGGTACTAAAATTGAAAAAGATATTCCGGTAGATTTTATCGAAACCATATCTAATAATAAGGAAAATGCTAGGTTTATTAATTATAGAATACCATTTATAATAAGAGAAATTCCTGAAGATTCTCAAAATAAGGATAGTGGATTTAAGGCTGGTGATGCAGTTGTTGATATTGCAGGTAAGACCGTAGAATTTCAAGATCAAGTTATACCTGTGCTTGCTGCCAATAAAGGAAAAAGTGTTCCTGTTGTAGTAATTCGTGATGGGAATAAAGTTACGCTGAATGCAAAAGTTTCTGAAGAAGGTAAGTTTGGGGTTTATGCCGGATTAGGTTCTATGGAGGAATATCAGGAGAAAGGTTATTTTAAAGTAGAAACATTGAACTACACTTTCGTAGAATCAATCCCAGCCGGATGGAACAAAGGTGTTAAGACCCTTACAGACTATATCAAGGGAATGAAGAAGATTTTCAACCCTGATACAGGTGCTTATAAAGAGGTTGGTGGTTTTGCTGCCATTGGTGGTATGTTTCCAGATACTTGGAACTGGCATCAGTTTTGGGCTACAACTGCGTTTATCTCGATTATTCTAGCATTTATGAATATACTGCCTATTCCTGCATTAGATGGCGGGCACGTTATGTTTTTGCTCTATGAAATAGTTACAGGAAGAAAGCCAAGCGATAAGTTTTTAGAGTATGCTCAAGTAACAGGATTCTTTATTTTAATAGCTCTTTTACTGTTTGCAAATGGTAATGATGTTTATAAATTGATATTTAAATAAAAAAACTTTTTAAATTATTTGGCGAGTTTCAAAAAACTACTATATTTGCACCCGCTTTAGGAAACTAAAACGGGTTATTTTCCTCCTTAGCTCAGTTGGTTAGAGCATCTGACTGTTAATCAGAGGGTCCTTGGTTCGAGTCCAAGAGGGGGAGCAAAAAGCGAAATCCAATCTATTTATTTAGGTTGGATTTTTTGTTTTTACGTAGTATTTGCAAGGCTTAACTGCATTATGAGTAATAACAGTACTTTCCAATTATAAGTCAACTTGTCAAGTTATTTGCCGAAATAAGGGACCCAATTCGAGACCCATGTAATATTTCGAGGGACCCACTTTCTGAATTGTACGCCAATTGTTTAACATTAAAACCAATTGGTAATGAAAAATCAAAGCTTATCCATCCTGTTCGTTATTAAACTGAACAAAAAGAACAAAAAGGGGATGTGTCCTCTGAATGTTAGAATCACCTATTTAAAGAAACGAAAAGAAGCTTCTTCAGGTATAATGGTCAATCCATTACTGTGGGATTCCAAGCAACAGAGTAGTGCCTCTAGAGCTACTTCAGGTGAGCAAATTAACCAGCAGTTAGAAGTACAAGTAGCGGCAATTAGAAAGGCTTATTTGAAACTTCAATTAGGGAATGACGACTTTACAGTAGAGAATATATGGGATATGTTTTTAGGTAAGGTTGAAAAGAAGAATGAATATGTGATATCTTATTTTGAGAAGTTTTTAGTTAAGAAGTCCAAGCTAATAGGTAAAGACCTTAAAATGTCTACTTGGAAGAAGTCAGAATATGTTTGTGCTGACGTAGCAGCATTTATTAATTCTAAGTATCAGAAAAATGATTTCCCTTTAATTAAGCTAGACCAAACATTTTTAGATGATTTTGAATACTACCTTAAAACGGTAAAGAATCAGAAACAAGTAACAATAAACAAGTCGATACAAAGGTTCAGAAAACCTATTAAGATAGCCGTAGCTGAAGGATATCTTGTAAGTGACCCATTTGTAATGCATAAGCCTGGTCGGGTTAGAAAGGAAGTAATATTCCTTACAGAAGATGAATTGCAACTACTTGAAGAGTATAAATTCACACAGCCTAGACTACAATTGGTCAAAGATCTTTTCATCTTTTGTTGTTATACGGGATTAGCATACCACGAAATGGCAAACCTAAAAAGGGAACATATCATAAAGGGTTTTGACGGAAATGAATGGATAAAAATAAGGAGAGAGAAGACAAATAAACAAATATCAATACCATTGCTACCTAGGGCTAAAGTTATCATGATTAAGTATAACGAGATGAATGATTATGTACTTCCAAGGTTTAGTAATCAAAAGATTAATTCTTACCTAAAAGAAATTGCGGGGATAGTAGGCATCAATAAATCAATTACTCACCATATTGCTCGAAAGACTTTTGCGTCAACTGTACTGCTTTATAACGATGTTCCAATGGAGATTGTTAGTGAGTTGTTAGGGCATTCAAGTATGAAAATTACTCAAGAGTATTATGGAATGATTGTTCAGAAGAGGGTTGGTGAGGAGATGGAGAGGGTTTCAAGAAAATTGGAGCAACGGCCAGGTTATGAGTAGGTGCGTGGGTTAGCACTTAATATTGCAAGTATAATCCAAGTCGGAATATCCTAAATAATTTTCAGAGTAGGCGATAAAAAATAATTACTCATAGCCACTGTTGGGCTTTCGTTTCTTATTTTTTTGAATCAACTAATTTTGCTTCTGGCATTCCTTTTAGACTTAAATCGACTAGGTCAGAAATGAATTTAGCGAAGGGTTGAATATTACCTTTAACACTTGCTTCCTCTAATGCGCTCATATAATCATTCCTTCTTTCAACAGGGATTACAGTCCACGGATAATTTCCTGAAGCCAACATAGTATTCATTAAAAATCTTGCCATTCTTCCATTACCATCTGAATATGGGTGAATATATACAAAAAAGAAGTGACCCAATATTACTCTTGTTCCTGCATGATCTTCATTGATTAACAACTCAAATAATGCTGGCATTGCATCTCTCACAGCCTCCTTGCTCATTGGAACATGCCTTGAATTTGAAATATAAATAGGTCTATTTCTATAACCTGCTAAATCTGATGGCTTGCATAATCCAGATAAAACACTTGGAGAGAATAATTTTTGGTACCAAGTTGGATGATCCTTGTCTACTACTTTGCCTGCATTGGTACCATTTAGTATTTTTTCAATTGATGATTTAACTTCTTTGGATGCATCAAAATAGCCTTTTGCTGCCATTGCACTTTCAAGTTCTTTATGACCTTCATTTTCTAAAACATCCCACTCTCCGGTACTTACAAGTTCAATTAATTCCTCAGAAACTTTATATCTTTCAATAGATAAAGAATGATAAGCATCGGTTTTGTATATTTCATCAATTGAATTTAAATATTCATTAATTTTAATTGGCTGGTCTGGTCCAGTAGGGAATTGCTCAACAATAGTTTCTCTGTATTTGGCCCACTTTAGTTTTATTCTATTAACATGTGGAGAACTCTTTAAGTCAGAAAGATTTACCACACATTTTTCTTCAAATGGATCAATTTCTCTAACATCATGATCTAATGCTTTCATTGTGCTAACAATTTCATCAGCAATTTTATCAATCCCAATATTTCGAAATGCGCCAGCTAACCTTCCAGCTGGCCTAGTATGAGCACCATCAAGCAAAGGACCTAGTATTTGAGAAGCATCTTTTATCATTAGTAGTGCTGCTCTGACATCATTTGAATTAGAGGTGAACATAATAGGCTGAATATTGATTAATGATGATTCTAAATTGTAAACTCTGACATCATTTTTTTTATCTAAATTTTCTTTAGGTGGAACGTCTCCTTTTAACTCTAGAAGTTCAGTGTTGTAAAGAAGAGGAATAACTTTGTTTGGTCCGTTTGGGGATTTCGTGATAAGTTGTTCTGGAATAATTGTGTTTCCAACGTGTAATAAGAGTGATTGCTCAGGTGAAAGACAATACTTTCCTTTGTATTTATCTTCTAAATACCTAGAACAAAAGTTCCAATAAGATGTAAACCATGATGTAGACTCTCCTGGTTTGTCATTTGGATTAGTGAAAATGTACCATCCTTTCGATACTTCTTGTAAGAATCCATTTTTAGTTAATCTTTCTCTATGGGTTCTATTAATTTCAGAAGATTTAATAGCAACAATATTTTCATCTTGTTGAAGTTTCCGTAATTCTTTTAATGATGTTGCTAGTTTTTCTCCTGGTGTTGACATTTTTAAATCTTTATAAATGTATTTCTTTTCTAATATTTAATCTATGTAAATTATTCTATTAAATTTAGTGTTTATTAGCCTACTGTGTCGGACATTTGTTAGCCTAATATGTCGGACACTTACTAGCCTACTGTGTCGGACATTTGTTAGCCTAATATGTCGGACATTTGTTAGCCTACTGTGCAAACATAATATTTATAAGGGTTAAAAGCAATACATTATCACTATTAAGGTATTTAATTAAATAATTTAGAATAATAAATATTTGTTTTTTAAGTATTTTAATCAGAAGTTGTAGAAGTATATTTTGAGTTGGTTTTGCTTATTTATTCAAAATATCTAGAATTTCACTCCTTTTGTAATATACCCTATTTCCCATCCTGTAAGAAACTAATATTCCATGTTTTGTCCATTGGTGTAATGTAGGAAACGAAATTTTGAAATACTCAACTACCTCCTGTCTTGTCATAAGCTCAGTAGGCTCATTTGGCTGGTAACATTCTTTAATATTTTTTAATTCTTCCTCAATTTGTAAAAGTTTATCTAATACTAATTCCATTGCTTTTGGTAAATCTTCAAATCTCAAGTTGCTCATAATAATATTTTTTAAAAATTAATTTTTTAACTTTTTTTTCAAAAAGCCATACACTTGATAAAGTACAAATCACCCCCCTACCCAATTATAAAAAGGGTTGCTAGGGTACTACTGGAAACGGATTAATTCTTCAAGACCCAAACTAAATAAGCTACTTATCTTTCAAGGGAGCTAACTTAACTTTTTGAGAATCACTTCACCTAACTAAGACTGCACTCGCTTCGCTCGTGGAATAAAACTTATTTACCCTTGTTAAGTTCTGGGATAATAATATTCTTATCCTAGAATTAAAATATTAAATGATGACGAAGTATAAGCAGATTCAGAACCCTGAAACGGGAGAAACAGAATTTCAGTTCAATGCCACTTTATTGAAAATTGGTAAGAGCGTATTAGAAAATGCTAATGAGAAACTTTTTAAAGTAGTAACGTTAAAGTTCAACTTGCCTGATGGCGAAGAAGTAGAGAGAACAGCCATTTGTTATCAATCTAACTATCAATATGGAGTAGAAGAAGGTAAAGACTACTTATGTAATCTTAGTTATGATAAAGAAGCTAATCCTCAAATTAGAATGTCACATTTGACAAATGCAGATAGGGCTACAGCATCGGACTTTGCGGGCTTATTGCAGGTTTCTAGTCAACTAATCGATGATGAAGCTGTAATATAATATTAAGCTTAATTTATTATCCACAGAGGACTTATACAAGTAACGTATAGGTCCTTTCTAATTTACTAACATTTTAAACAACACTTATGAAAATACGAATATCCGAAAGGAAAAAAGCTAAGATTAAGCTTGCCCTACAAGGTAGTGCCGGTAGTGGTAAAACCTATTCTTCATTGCTTATAGCAAAAGGTCTTATAGGAGGTGACCTGTCAAAAACAGCTATCATAGATACAGAAAATGGGTCTGCTGACTTATATGCTCACTTGGGTAATTACAATGTCGTTTCTATGAAACCTCCCTATTCACCAGAAAGGTACATAGAAGCCATAGAGCTTTGCGAAAATGCGGGTATGGAGGTTATCATAATAGATAGTATATCTCATTGCTGGGACTTCTTATTAGATGTGCATAGCAACATGCTTGGTAATAGTTTTACCAATTGGGGCAAGGTAACACCTAGACAAAATGCTTTTGTTAATAAGATGCTACGTTCAAATGCCCATATCATTTCTACGATGAGAGTGAAGCAGGACTATGTGCTAAACAATAAGAATGGCAAAATGGTCCCAGAGAAGGTAGGTTT
This genomic interval carries:
- a CDS encoding site-specific integrase, with the translated sequence MKNQSLSILFVIKLNKKNKKGMCPLNVRITYLKKRKEASSGIMVNPLLWDSKQQSSASRATSGEQINQQLEVQVAAIRKAYLKLQLGNDDFTVENIWDMFLGKVEKKNEYVISYFEKFLVKKSKLIGKDLKMSTWKKSEYVCADVAAFINSKYQKNDFPLIKLDQTFLDDFEYYLKTVKNQKQVTINKSIQRFRKPIKIAVAEGYLVSDPFVMHKPGRVRKEVIFLTEDELQLLEEYKFTQPRLQLVKDLFIFCCYTGLAYHEMANLKREHIIKGFDGNEWIKIRREKTNKQISIPLLPRAKVIMIKYNEMNDYVLPRFSNQKINSYLKEIAGIVGINKSITHHIARKTFASTVLLYNDVPMEIVSELLGHSSMKITQEYYGMIVQKRVGEEMERVSRKLEQRPGYE
- a CDS encoding AAA family ATPase, whose protein sequence is MKIRISERKKAKIKLALQGSAGSGKTYSSLLIAKGLIGGDLSKTAIIDTENGSADLYAHLGNYNVVSMKPPYSPERYIEAIELCENAGMEVIIIDSISHCWDFLLDVHSNMLGNSFTNWGKVTPRQNAFVNKMLRSNAHIISTMRVKQDYVLNNKNGKMVPEKVGLKAIQRNDLDYEFTIVFDIDAAHNAKASKDRTGLFIDKPEFLINTSTGKKIIRWCNEGSGSELTKAKLEIESCKNITDLKGLYSKYSRIREHVKPLVIVRKAILENLEHQVIPHNQIIQQTKIQENGIDNN
- the rseP gene encoding RIP metalloprotease RseP codes for the protein MSPIIIKTIQFFLSLSILIVLHELGHFIPAKYFKTRVEKFYLFFDVKFSLFKKKIGETEYGIGWLPLGGYVKISGMIDESMDKEAMAEEPKEWEFRSKPAWQRLIIMLGGVTVNFILAVIIFIGLAYAYGEKYIANDSLKDGVWITDTTLGDALGIETGDKVLAVDGKDIKSLSSIMPEVVYGEKITLERNGTKIEKDIPVDFIETISNNKENARFINYRIPFIIREIPEDSQNKDSGFKAGDAVVDIAGKTVEFQDQVIPVLAANKGKSVPVVVIRDGNKVTLNAKVSEEGKFGVYAGLGSMEEYQEKGYFKVETLNYTFVESIPAGWNKGVKTLTDYIKGMKKIFNPDTGAYKEVGGFAAIGGMFPDTWNWHQFWATTAFISIILAFMNILPIPALDGGHVMFLLYEIVTGRKPSDKFLEYAQVTGFFILIALLLFANGNDVYKLIFK
- a CDS encoding Fic family protein, encoding MSTPGEKLATSLKELRKLQQDENIVAIKSSEINRTHRERLTKNGFLQEVSKGWYIFTNPNDKPGESTSWFTSYWNFCSRYLEDKYKGKYCLSPEQSLLLHVGNTIIPEQLITKSPNGPNKVIPLLYNTELLELKGDVPPKENLDKKNDVRVYNLESSLINIQPIMFTSNSNDVRAALLMIKDASQILGPLLDGAHTRPAGRLAGAFRNIGIDKIADEIVSTMKALDHDVREIDPFEEKCVVNLSDLKSSPHVNRIKLKWAKYRETIVEQFPTGPDQPIKINEYLNSIDEIYKTDAYHSLSIERYKVSEELIELVSTGEWDVLENEGHKELESAMAAKGYFDASKEVKSSIEKILNGTNAGKVVDKDHPTWYQKLFSPSVLSGLCKPSDLAGYRNRPIYISNSRHVPMSKEAVRDAMPALFELLINEDHAGTRVILGHFFFVYIHPYSDGNGRMARFLMNTMLASGNYPWTVIPVERRNDYMSALEEASVKGNIQPFAKFISDLVDLSLKGMPEAKLVDSKK
- a CDS encoding helix-turn-helix domain-containing protein; translation: MSNLRFEDLPKAMELVLDKLLQIEEELKNIKECYQPNEPTELMTRQEVVEYFKISFPTLHQWTKHGILVSYRMGNRVYYKRSEILDILNK